In a single window of the Tellurirhabdus bombi genome:
- a CDS encoding RtcB family protein: MATKLHLTGKDLRRIGYPEGKVISIALAVMQQNFKHTKQQEAIDLLQKVLENPEDYIHNATLSKIAAELVEKPANAGKPYVEIPLNEERKEYTVFGADHIEAGAINQMEVAMRLPITAAGALMPDAHQGYGLPIGGVLAAENAVIPFGVGVDIGCRMCLSIYDLPAQLVHSDVSRLKNILQRETLFGAGQEFSKPMDDEVLARKAFQEIPLLRSLHHKAVRQIGTSGSGNHFAEFGIVEITASNQDDDDFKVPPGTYLALLSHSGSRGLGASIADHFTKLAMHKTPLPREAKHLAWLSLDSEEGQQYWLSMNLAGDYASACHHQIHRKVARALGENPLKMVENHHNFAWKEMHEGRELIVHRKGATPAGKGVLGVIPGSMTQPGFIVQGKGEATALDSASHGAGRRMSRTAAKNSITHSQMNAALKEQGITLIGGGLDEAPMAYKDINQVMSFQQNLVDVLGTFQPQIVRMDS, translated from the coding sequence ATGGCAACAAAGCTTCATTTAACCGGAAAAGACCTTCGTCGAATTGGCTATCCAGAAGGCAAAGTAATCAGCATTGCGCTTGCCGTTATGCAGCAAAACTTCAAGCATACAAAGCAGCAAGAAGCCATAGACCTGCTTCAAAAAGTGCTGGAAAATCCAGAAGATTATATTCACAATGCAACCCTGAGTAAAATCGCTGCCGAACTGGTCGAGAAGCCAGCTAATGCCGGCAAACCTTATGTGGAAATCCCTCTGAATGAAGAGCGAAAAGAATATACGGTTTTTGGGGCTGATCACATCGAAGCGGGGGCCATCAATCAAATGGAAGTTGCCATGCGGTTGCCCATTACGGCGGCGGGAGCCTTGATGCCGGATGCGCATCAAGGGTACGGGTTGCCCATTGGAGGCGTGCTAGCCGCCGAAAACGCGGTGATTCCCTTTGGGGTTGGCGTCGATATTGGCTGCCGGATGTGCCTGAGTATTTATGATTTACCCGCCCAGCTCGTGCACAGCGATGTAAGCCGTCTGAAAAATATTCTGCAACGCGAGACCCTGTTTGGGGCAGGGCAGGAATTTTCCAAACCAATGGATGACGAGGTCCTGGCCCGAAAAGCGTTTCAGGAAATTCCGCTTCTGCGTAGCCTGCATCATAAGGCCGTTCGGCAGATTGGCACCTCGGGCTCCGGCAATCACTTCGCCGAATTCGGTATTGTCGAAATTACGGCATCGAATCAGGATGACGATGACTTTAAGGTTCCACCGGGCACCTATCTGGCGCTCTTGTCGCATTCGGGTTCGCGCGGATTAGGTGCGTCCATCGCGGATCATTTCACGAAATTGGCCATGCACAAAACGCCTCTGCCCCGCGAGGCAAAACACCTGGCCTGGCTGTCGCTGGATTCAGAAGAAGGGCAACAATACTGGCTTAGCATGAATCTGGCCGGAGATTACGCGTCGGCCTGTCACCACCAGATTCACCGCAAAGTAGCGCGCGCGCTGGGTGAAAACCCGCTTAAAATGGTTGAAAATCACCATAATTTCGCCTGGAAGGAAATGCACGAAGGCCGGGAATTGATTGTGCATCGCAAAGGTGCTACACCCGCTGGGAAAGGCGTCTTGGGGGTTATTCCGGGGTCGATGACGCAGCCGGGGTTTATCGTTCAGGGAAAGGGCGAAGCAACTGCACTCGATTCAGCCTCGCACGGAGCAGGACGGCGCATGTCGCGAACAGCGGCCAAAAACAGCATTACGCATTCGCAGATGAACGCTGCCCTCAAAGAACAGGGAATCACTTTGATCGGTGGCGGTCTCGACGAAGCTCCGATGGCTTATAAAGACATTAACCAGGTCATGAGTTTTCAGCAAAATCTGGTGGATGTTCTCGGAACGTTCCAGCCCCAGATTGTACGCATGGACTCATAA